The following proteins are encoded in a genomic region of Hymenobacter siberiensis:
- a CDS encoding GH1 family beta-glucosidase — protein sequence MIKLPPNYSEPLPAAFYPASAPLPFSRADFGPDFQWGASAAAYQTEGAWQHQGKGPSIWDDFTRRKGTIRRNEHGRVAADFYNRYETDLDLASGMGLTDFRFSAAWSRVLPEGTGAVNRRGLDYYDRLVDACLERDLRPLLTLYHWDLPSALQAKGGWANRSIVGWFSEYAQLMARRLGDRVPQWAVLNEPMVFVGAGHLLGVHAPGRRHLGAFLSAAHHATLAQAEGGRALRAMLPDSARIGTTFSCSHLTPHRPGNAYDEAATRRADALLNRFFVEPTLGLGYPVAELPALRWLLDRYQKPGDEQRMAFDFDFWGIQNYTREVVKFSPWLPLQWAALVSARQRGVPYTDMGWEVYPESVYQMLKQFAAYPNAPTLMITESGSAFPDVAAEGQVPDAARRAYLQAAIGQVLRARRDGVDVSGYFAWSLTDNFEWAEGYGPRFGLIHVDYETQERIVKDSGRWYQAFLGGQAVESNVDFVVRGSHNLGR from the coding sequence ATGATTAAACTGCCGCCTAACTACTCCGAGCCGCTGCCCGCCGCATTCTACCCGGCCTCCGCTCCGTTACCCTTTTCCCGGGCCGATTTTGGTCCCGATTTCCAGTGGGGTGCCTCGGCCGCCGCTTACCAGACGGAGGGCGCGTGGCAGCACCAGGGCAAAGGCCCCAGCATCTGGGACGATTTTACGCGCCGCAAGGGCACCATCCGGCGCAACGAGCATGGGCGCGTGGCCGCCGATTTCTACAACCGTTACGAAACCGACCTGGACCTGGCCAGCGGCATGGGCCTGACCGATTTCCGGTTCTCGGCCGCGTGGTCGCGGGTGCTGCCCGAGGGCACCGGGGCCGTGAACCGCCGCGGCCTCGACTACTACGACCGGCTGGTGGATGCCTGTCTGGAGCGCGACCTGCGGCCCCTGCTCACGCTCTACCACTGGGATTTGCCCAGCGCCCTGCAGGCCAAAGGCGGCTGGGCGAATCGCAGCATCGTGGGCTGGTTTTCGGAGTATGCCCAGCTCATGGCCCGTCGCCTCGGCGACCGGGTGCCGCAATGGGCCGTGCTGAATGAGCCCATGGTATTTGTGGGCGCGGGCCACCTGCTGGGGGTGCACGCGCCCGGCCGGCGGCACCTTGGGGCCTTCCTGTCGGCGGCCCACCATGCCACGCTGGCCCAGGCCGAGGGCGGCCGCGCCCTGCGCGCCATGCTACCGGACTCGGCCCGGATTGGCACCACGTTTTCGTGCTCGCACCTCACGCCGCACCGCCCCGGCAATGCCTATGACGAAGCCGCCACCCGCCGCGCCGATGCCCTGCTGAACCGCTTTTTCGTGGAGCCCACCCTTGGCCTGGGCTACCCCGTGGCCGAGCTGCCAGCCCTGCGCTGGCTGCTGGACCGCTACCAGAAACCCGGCGACGAGCAGCGCATGGCCTTTGATTTCGACTTCTGGGGCATCCAGAACTACACTCGTGAGGTGGTGAAATTTTCGCCCTGGCTGCCGCTGCAATGGGCGGCGCTGGTATCCGCCAGGCAGCGCGGCGTGCCTTATACCGACATGGGCTGGGAGGTATATCCCGAGTCGGTTTACCAAATGTTGAAACAGTTTGCTGCTTATCCAAATGCACCAACTTTGATGATAACTGAAAGTGGCTCAGCGTTTCCGGATGTGGCAGCGGAGGGCCAGGTGCCCGATGCCGCCCGCCGGGCGTACCTGCAGGCGGCCATCGGGCAGGTGCTGCGGGCCCGGCGCGATGGCGTGGACGTGAGCGGCTACTTCGCCTGGAGCCTCACCGATAACTTCGAATGGGCCGAGGGCTACGGGCCGCGCTTCGGGTTGATTCACGTCGATTACGAAACGCAGGAGCGGATTGTGAAGGACTCGGGGCGCTGGTACCAGGCGTTTCTGGGCGGACAGGCGGTAGAAAGTAACGTGGACTTTGTAGTCCGTGGCTCGCACAACTTGGGCCGGTAA
- a CDS encoding transposase codes for MQQLGQLYAKRWTIEQCFQNLKGRGFNLENSHLACHHKLRKLLALVSLAYAFCLAVGHAADRRQPIARKKHGYRATSLSRHGLNIVRQLTRPTTGAQTTVNQLVEQLLDWVIKQVPHYQISVKIIG; via the coding sequence TTGCAGCAGTTGGGCCAGCTCTACGCCAAGCGCTGGACCATCGAGCAGTGCTTCCAGAATCTGAAAGGCCGGGGGTTTAACCTGGAAAATAGTCACTTGGCCTGCCACCACAAGCTGCGTAAACTCCTGGCCCTGGTCAGTCTGGCCTACGCCTTTTGTCTGGCCGTGGGGCACGCCGCAGACCGACGCCAGCCCATCGCCCGCAAAAAACACGGGTACCGGGCCACGAGCCTGAGCCGCCACGGCTTGAACATCGTGCGCCAACTCACCCGTCCGACGACGGGCGCGCAAACAACAGTCAATCAGTTGGTTGAACAGCTACTGGATTGGGTTATCAAACAAGTACCTCATTATCAAATATCTGTGAAAATCATAGGGTAG
- a CDS encoding VOC family protein: MKKTLFSVSLSLLMALSSAKPAFAQSTPAVSHVALYVFDLQKSVDFYGKVLELQQIPEPFKDGRHVWFRMGPHSQLHIIQGAAKVEPHDKNLHLAFSVKDLKKFTAHLDQLATTYGSWAGLAKESTARPDGVKQVYLQDPDNYWVEVNDDPF, from the coding sequence ATGAAGAAAACGCTTTTCAGCGTCTCATTGAGCCTGCTAATGGCGCTCAGCAGCGCGAAACCTGCTTTCGCCCAAAGCACCCCGGCGGTCAGCCACGTCGCGCTCTACGTCTTCGACCTGCAGAAGAGCGTGGATTTCTACGGCAAGGTGCTGGAGTTGCAGCAGATTCCGGAGCCGTTTAAGGACGGCCGGCACGTCTGGTTTCGGATGGGGCCGCACAGCCAGCTGCACATCATTCAGGGCGCGGCCAAAGTGGAGCCGCACGATAAGAACCTGCACCTGGCTTTCAGCGTGAAAGACCTGAAGAAATTCACCGCCCACCTCGACCAGCTCGCCACCACCTACGGCAGCTGGGCCGGGCTGGCCAAGGAATCGACCGCCCGGCCCGATGGGGTAAAACAAGTATATCTGCAGGACCCGGATAATTACTGGGTGGAGGTGAACGACGACCCGTTTTAG